The proteins below come from a single Argentina anserina chromosome 1, drPotAnse1.1, whole genome shotgun sequence genomic window:
- the LOC126805122 gene encoding casein kinase 1-like protein HD16 isoform X2, with translation MPDLRSGVRRSKRINNVQDNPVVIVPAARPGAGLAGRGRGRGSRAMNQGKNTKLFGVGVGGQGNADILKRDLAVVHDALVDQKGAQKLAAIEDEGSSSPLPERVQIGNSPLYKLDRKLGKGGFGQVYVGRRVTGGYGCSGPEAFEVALKLEGRNSKGCSHGPPYEWQVYSSLNGCYGVPHVHYKGQQGDYYILVMDMLGPSLWDVWNRNQLLSEEMVACIAVEAISILEQLHIKGFVHGDVKPENFLLGQPGTANDKKLYLVDLGLASKWKETSGRHVDYDQKPDVFRGTVRYASVHAHLGRTGSRRDDLESLAYTLIFLLRGKLPWQGYNGENKGFLVCKKKMATSPEMLCSSCPPPFQQFLELVTNMKFDEEPNYLKLISLFDNNINVNAALRPIRTDGATKVGQKRGRLFLESEDSEQPRKKVRLGSPANQWISVYNTRPSMKQRYHYNVMDVRVDQHIDKGKEDGLYISCVASSQNMWAIVMDAGTDFTAQVYELSPVFLHKEWIMEQWDKNYYITSLAGASNGSALVVMSKGVHYTQQSYKVSDVFPFKWINKKWKEGFSVTSMTTAGSRWGIVMSRNAGYSNQVVEIDFLYPSEGIHRRWENGYRITSTAATEDQAAFILSLPKKKSQDVAQETLRTSVFPTTHVKEKWLKNLYIASVCYGRTVS, from the exons ATGCCAGATTTAAGAAGTGGAGTTCGCCGGTCAAAGAGGATCAATAATGTCCAGGATAATCCTGTGGTTATAGTTCCAGCTGCACGGCCTGGTGCAG GGTTGGCTGGTAGAGGTAGGGGTAGAGGGTCTAGAGCCATGAATCAAGGCAAGAATACCAAGCTGTTTGGTGTTGGAGTTGGTGGCCAAGGGAATGCAGATATTCTAAAGAGAGATTTGGCGGTGGTTCATGATGCATTGGTAGATCAGAAAGGTGCCCAAAAATTGGCTGCCATTGAAGATGAAGGGAGCAGTAGTCCACTTCCTGAAAGA GTACAGATTGGAAACTCCCCCTTGTACAAGTTAGATAGAAAACTGGGGAAAGGGGGCTTTGGACAAGTTTATGTAGGAAGAAGGGTGACCGGAGGATATGGGTGCTCTGGGCCTGAGGCCTTTGAG GTTGCTTTAAAGCTTGAGGGTCGAAACAGTAAAGGGTGCAGTCATGGACCTCCTTATGAGTGGCAAGTATACAG TTCTCTTAATGGATGCTATGGAGTTCCCCATGTTCATTACAAAGGTCAACAAGGAGATTACTATATCCTG GTCATGGATATGCTAGGCCCCAGTTTATGGGATGTTTGGAATCGCAATCAGTT GCTGTCTGAAGAAATGGTTGCGTGTATAGCGGTGGAGGCAATCTCAATTCTAGAGCAGCTTCATATCAAAGG TTTTGTGCATGGAGATGTGAAGCCAGAAAACTTTTTGCTTGGTCAACCTGGAACAGCCAATGATAAGAAGTTATATCTTGTTGATCTTGGTTTAG CTTCAAAATGGAAGGAAACATCTGGACGTCATGTCGATTATGACCAAAAACCTGATGTTTTCAG GGGAACTGTTCGTTATGCAAGTGTACACGCTCATTTAGGTAGGACAGGGAGCCGAAGGGATGACCTTGAGTCATTAGCTTATACCCTTATATTTCTCCTTAGAGGCAAACTTCCCTGGCAAGGTTACAAT GGGGAAAACAAAGGATTTCTTGTTTGCAAGAAGAAAATGGCAACTTCTCCAGAGATGCTATGCAGCTCATGTCCTCCTCCCTTTCAACAGTTTCTTGAGTTGGTGACCAATATGAAATTCGATGAAGAACCAAATTACTTGAAACTTATTTCTCTGTTTGATAATAACATTAATGTGAATGCCGCCCTTCGACCTATAAGAACTGATGGAGCTACGAAG GTGGGCCAAAAAAGGGGAAGGTTGTTTCTTGAATCGGAGGATAGTGAGCAACCCAGGAAAAAAGTTAGACTAGGTTCCCCAGCTAATCAGTGGATCTCAGTCTACAATACCAGACCGTCGATGAAGCAAAG GTATCACTACAATGTTATGGACGTGAGAGTAGACCAGCACATTGACAAAGGAAAGGAAGATGGATTGTATATTAGCTGTGTTGCTTCATCTCAGAATATGTGGGCTATAGTCATGGATGCAGGGACAGATTTTACAGCCCAAGTTTATGAACTATCGCCTGTTTTCTTGCACAAG GAGTGGATAATGGAACAGTGGGACAAGAACTATTATATCACTTCACTTGCTGGTGCAAGCAACGGCAGTGCGCTGGTGGTAATGTCCAAAG GTGTACATTATACTCAGCAGTCATACAAAGTCAGTGATGTATTCCCTTTCAAATGGATTAATAAGAAATGGAAAGAAGGTTTCTCTGTTACATCCATGACTACGGCAGGTAGCAGATGGGGCATCGTTATGTCCAGAAATGCAGGTTATTCTAATCAG GTTGTTGAGATTGATTTTCTATATCCGAGCGAAGGAATCCATAGAAGATGGGAGAATGGATATCGTATTACCTCAACTGCTGCGACAGAGGACCAAGCTGCATTCATACTTAGTTTACCCAAGAAGAAATCACAAGATGTGGCTCAGGAAACTCTGCGGACATCTGTTTTTCCAACTACGCATGTTAAG GAAAAATGGTTGAAGAATCTTTATATTGCATCAGTCTGCTATGGGAGAACAGTATCATGA
- the LOC126805122 gene encoding casein kinase 1-like protein HD16 isoform X1, translated as MPDLRSGVRRSKRINNVQDNPVVIVPAARPGAGKGLAGRGRGRGSRAMNQGKNTKLFGVGVGGQGNADILKRDLAVVHDALVDQKGAQKLAAIEDEGSSSPLPERVQIGNSPLYKLDRKLGKGGFGQVYVGRRVTGGYGCSGPEAFEVALKLEGRNSKGCSHGPPYEWQVYSSLNGCYGVPHVHYKGQQGDYYILVMDMLGPSLWDVWNRNQLLSEEMVACIAVEAISILEQLHIKGFVHGDVKPENFLLGQPGTANDKKLYLVDLGLASKWKETSGRHVDYDQKPDVFRGTVRYASVHAHLGRTGSRRDDLESLAYTLIFLLRGKLPWQGYNGENKGFLVCKKKMATSPEMLCSSCPPPFQQFLELVTNMKFDEEPNYLKLISLFDNNINVNAALRPIRTDGATKVGQKRGRLFLESEDSEQPRKKVRLGSPANQWISVYNTRPSMKQRYHYNVMDVRVDQHIDKGKEDGLYISCVASSQNMWAIVMDAGTDFTAQVYELSPVFLHKEWIMEQWDKNYYITSLAGASNGSALVVMSKGVHYTQQSYKVSDVFPFKWINKKWKEGFSVTSMTTAGSRWGIVMSRNAGYSNQVVEIDFLYPSEGIHRRWENGYRITSTAATEDQAAFILSLPKKKSQDVAQETLRTSVFPTTHVKEKWLKNLYIASVCYGRTVS; from the exons ATGCCAGATTTAAGAAGTGGAGTTCGCCGGTCAAAGAGGATCAATAATGTCCAGGATAATCCTGTGGTTATAGTTCCAGCTGCACGGCCTGGTGCAGGTAAAG GGTTGGCTGGTAGAGGTAGGGGTAGAGGGTCTAGAGCCATGAATCAAGGCAAGAATACCAAGCTGTTTGGTGTTGGAGTTGGTGGCCAAGGGAATGCAGATATTCTAAAGAGAGATTTGGCGGTGGTTCATGATGCATTGGTAGATCAGAAAGGTGCCCAAAAATTGGCTGCCATTGAAGATGAAGGGAGCAGTAGTCCACTTCCTGAAAGA GTACAGATTGGAAACTCCCCCTTGTACAAGTTAGATAGAAAACTGGGGAAAGGGGGCTTTGGACAAGTTTATGTAGGAAGAAGGGTGACCGGAGGATATGGGTGCTCTGGGCCTGAGGCCTTTGAG GTTGCTTTAAAGCTTGAGGGTCGAAACAGTAAAGGGTGCAGTCATGGACCTCCTTATGAGTGGCAAGTATACAG TTCTCTTAATGGATGCTATGGAGTTCCCCATGTTCATTACAAAGGTCAACAAGGAGATTACTATATCCTG GTCATGGATATGCTAGGCCCCAGTTTATGGGATGTTTGGAATCGCAATCAGTT GCTGTCTGAAGAAATGGTTGCGTGTATAGCGGTGGAGGCAATCTCAATTCTAGAGCAGCTTCATATCAAAGG TTTTGTGCATGGAGATGTGAAGCCAGAAAACTTTTTGCTTGGTCAACCTGGAACAGCCAATGATAAGAAGTTATATCTTGTTGATCTTGGTTTAG CTTCAAAATGGAAGGAAACATCTGGACGTCATGTCGATTATGACCAAAAACCTGATGTTTTCAG GGGAACTGTTCGTTATGCAAGTGTACACGCTCATTTAGGTAGGACAGGGAGCCGAAGGGATGACCTTGAGTCATTAGCTTATACCCTTATATTTCTCCTTAGAGGCAAACTTCCCTGGCAAGGTTACAAT GGGGAAAACAAAGGATTTCTTGTTTGCAAGAAGAAAATGGCAACTTCTCCAGAGATGCTATGCAGCTCATGTCCTCCTCCCTTTCAACAGTTTCTTGAGTTGGTGACCAATATGAAATTCGATGAAGAACCAAATTACTTGAAACTTATTTCTCTGTTTGATAATAACATTAATGTGAATGCCGCCCTTCGACCTATAAGAACTGATGGAGCTACGAAG GTGGGCCAAAAAAGGGGAAGGTTGTTTCTTGAATCGGAGGATAGTGAGCAACCCAGGAAAAAAGTTAGACTAGGTTCCCCAGCTAATCAGTGGATCTCAGTCTACAATACCAGACCGTCGATGAAGCAAAG GTATCACTACAATGTTATGGACGTGAGAGTAGACCAGCACATTGACAAAGGAAAGGAAGATGGATTGTATATTAGCTGTGTTGCTTCATCTCAGAATATGTGGGCTATAGTCATGGATGCAGGGACAGATTTTACAGCCCAAGTTTATGAACTATCGCCTGTTTTCTTGCACAAG GAGTGGATAATGGAACAGTGGGACAAGAACTATTATATCACTTCACTTGCTGGTGCAAGCAACGGCAGTGCGCTGGTGGTAATGTCCAAAG GTGTACATTATACTCAGCAGTCATACAAAGTCAGTGATGTATTCCCTTTCAAATGGATTAATAAGAAATGGAAAGAAGGTTTCTCTGTTACATCCATGACTACGGCAGGTAGCAGATGGGGCATCGTTATGTCCAGAAATGCAGGTTATTCTAATCAG GTTGTTGAGATTGATTTTCTATATCCGAGCGAAGGAATCCATAGAAGATGGGAGAATGGATATCGTATTACCTCAACTGCTGCGACAGAGGACCAAGCTGCATTCATACTTAGTTTACCCAAGAAGAAATCACAAGATGTGGCTCAGGAAACTCTGCGGACATCTGTTTTTCCAACTACGCATGTTAAG GAAAAATGGTTGAAGAATCTTTATATTGCATCAGTCTGCTATGGGAGAACAGTATCATGA
- the LOC126787250 gene encoding FRIGIDA-like protein 4a, whose product MGTELVVATHRVQKFFDDLEAQKAILSTSTSLYAAISDHFTALRTSLADKSQSLDAKFQSLDSRSRETLASLALRETSLPERQASAAAAVSDRKRAAVAEFERSIPASSDIAEALKSLCRKMDAEGLLRFIVSKRKESVLLRAEIVPAMAEAVDPPRIVMDALEGFLETKAKKVGVTDKRWACGLLVQALFPNAGPKGPAFSRSVVERAAGIADRWKEQMEELSGSGGGTLGAAETVMFVQMVIGFQLKEKYDKEFYKKLVMDHAARRDMARLAGQLQFGDIGDVIDELVKNGKEIEAIYFAFESGLTERFPPISLLKSYLKNSKKDASAIMKNGNNSVVASEQSGTLELNSMRAVIKCVEDHKLESEFTLESLRKRVTALEKAKVDRKKNSAAASGKSNNKRSYGAGAGGGGGGSGRGGVGSSSFRPAKAAKYSNAYPSSFNRRIPNPPTQHSPVTRYPEPYNYPSPTVYDGPTSVSYGTSYGVARAQSAVALPQQRIYSLSGDNSMASSSALRSGSYGGQTSYGGPYDYANATPTSYQPPPYQQ is encoded by the exons ATGGGGACCGAACTGGTGGTGGCGACTCACCGAGTCCAGAAATTCTTCGACGACCTAGAGGCCCAGAAGGCCATCCTCTCCACCTCCACCAGCCTCTACGCCGCCATCTCCGACCACTTCACCGCCCTCCGCACTTCCCTCGCCGACAAATCCCAATCCCTCGACGCCAAATTCCAATCCCTCGACTCCCGCTCCCGCGAAACCCTAGCCTCCCTCGCCCTCCGCGAGACCTCTCTCCCGGAGCGCCAGGCCTCCGCCGCGGCCGCAGTCTCCGACCGAAAACGCGCCGCCGTGGCGGAGTTTGAGCGGAGTATTCCGGCGAGTTCGGACATCGCCGAAGCGCTGAAGTCGCTGTGTAGGAAAATGGACGCGGAGGGGCTGCTGAGGTTTATAGTCTCGAAGCGGAAGGAGTCGGTGTTGCTGAGGGCGGAGATCGTTCCGGCGATGGCGGAGGCGGTGGACCCGCCGAGGATTGTGATGGATGCGTTGGAGGGGTTTCTGGAGACGAAGGCTAAGAAAGTTGGGGTCACTGATAAGCGGTGGGCCTGTGGGCTGTTGGTACAGGCTCTGTTTCCGAATGCCGGCCCGAAAGGACCGGCATTTTCCCGGAGTGTGGTGGAGAGGGCGGCGGGGATTGCGGACAGGTGGAAGGAGCAGATGGAGGAGCTGAGTGGGAGCGGTGGAGGGACGTTGGGGGCGGCGGAGACGGTGATGTTTGTGCAGATGGTGATAGGGTTTCAGCTGAAGGAGAAGTATGACAAGGAGTTTTATAAGAAGTTGGTGATGGATCATGCTGCTAGGAGAGATATGGCTAGGCTTGCAGGGCAACTGCAATTCGGAGACATCGGAG ATGTTATTGATGAGTTAGTGAAGAACGGGAAGGAGATAGAAGCAATATATTTTGCTTTTGAGTCCGGTTTGACGGAGAGGTTTCCTCCTATCTCCCTTCTCAAGTCCTATTTGAAGAACTCCAAGAAGGATGCTTCAGCCATAATGAAGAATGGCAACAATAGTGTGGTTGCATCT GAGCAGTCAGGCACTTTGGAGTTAAATTCCATGAGAGCAGTGATCAAATGTGTAGAGGACCACAAGCTTGAATCAGAGTTTACACTTGAATCCCTAAGGAAGCGAGTCACTGCTCTAGAGAAAGCCAAAGTGGATAGAAAGAAGAATTCAGCAGCAGCTTCCGGGAAGTCTAATAACAAGCGATCCTACGGTGCTGGTGCtggtggcggtggcggtggCAGTGGCCGTGGAGGGGTTGGATCATCTTCTTTCCGCCCAGCCAAAGCTGCCAAGTATTCCAATGCTTACCCATCATCCTTTAACCGGAGAATCCCAAATCCTCCTACACAGCATAGCCCGGTAACAAGGTATCCTGAACCGTATAATTACCCAAGCCCAACCGTGTATGATGGCCCAACATCAGTCTCTTACGGAACCTCATATGGAGTAGCTCGTGCTCAAAGCGCTGTTGCTCTTCCACAACAACGCATCTACTCTTTATCCGGCGACAACAGCATGGCTTCTAGTTCTGCACTCCGAAGTGGTTCATATGGCGGCCAGACCAGCTATGGAGGACCATATGATTATGCAAATGCGACACCAACATCATACCAACCACCACCCTATCAACAATAA
- the LOC126784145 gene encoding aldehyde dehydrogenase family 2 member C4-like, whose amino-acid sequence MGTESNGSSVSSDSFVKMPTIKFTKLFINGEFVDSISGKTFETIDPRTGEVITRVAEGDKEDVDLAVKAARAAFDHGTWPRMSGAARGAIMMKFAALIDEHAEELAKLDTVDAGKLFGLGKALDIPMVAQMLRYYAGAADKIHGEVLKMSRDFQAYTLLEPIGVVGHIIPWNFPSSLLFAKVAPTLAAGCTMVVKPAEQTPLSALYYAHLAKMAGVPAGVLNVVTGFGKTAGAAVSHHMDIDKVSFTGSTEVGREVMQAAAKSNLKSVSLELGGKSPLLIFDDADVDKAADLALLGILYNKGEICVASSRVFVQEGIYDELVKKLKEKAKHWTVGDPFDPNVRQGPQVDKKQFEKILTYIEHGKREGATLLTGGKPVGNKGYFIEPTIFTDVKDDMLIATDEIFGPVMSLMKFKTIEEGIERANNTKYGLAAGIVTKNLDVANTVSRSIRAGIIWINCYFGFDHDCPYGGYKMSGFGRDFGLQGLHKYLHTKSVVTPIYNSPWL is encoded by the exons ATGGGTACTGAAAGTAATGGCAGCTCTGTATCTTCCGACTCCTTCGTCAAGATGCCAACCATAAAGTTCACCAAGCTCTTCATTAATGGAGAATTCGTCGACTCCATTTCAG GTAAAACATTCGAGACCATAGATCCCAGAACCGGGGAGGTGATAACCAGAGTTGCAGAGGGCGATAAGGAAGACGTGGACCTAGCGGTGAAAGCTGCACGCGCCGCCTTCGACCATGGCACTTGGCCTCGTATGTCCGGCGCT GCGAGAGGGGCGATTATGATGAAGTTTGCAGCCCTGATTGATGAACATGCAGAAGAACTAGCCAAGTTGGATACAGTTGATGCTGGGAAGTTGTTCGGTTTAGGCAAAGCTTTAGATATACCTATGGTAGCACAGATGTTACGTTACTATGCTGGGGCAGCTGATAAAATTCATGGGGAGGTGCTGAAAATGTCGCGTGACTTCCAAGCTTATACTTTGCTTGAACCTATCGGTGTTGTTGGACACATTATTCCATGGAACTTCCCCAGCAGCCTGCTGTTTGCTAAGGTTGCCCCTACCCTAGCTGCTGGTTGCACTATGGTCGTAAAACCTGCTGAGCAAACACCTCTTTCCGCGCTTTATTATGCGCATCTTGCTAAGATG GCTGGTGTTCCTGCTGGAGTGCTCAATGTCGTAACTGGATTCGGAAAGACTGCTGGTGCTGCCGTCAGCCATCATATGGACATtgacaaa GTTAGTTTTACTGGTTCCACAGAAGTAGGTCGTGAAGTGATGCAGGCTGCAGCAAAGAGCAACTTAAAATCAGTATCACTTGAACTAGGGGGCAAGTCACCTCTTTTGATATTTGATGATGCTGATGTCGACAAGGCTGCCGACCTTGCTCTTTTGGGAATACTCTACAACAAG GGAGAAATTTGTGTCGCCAGTTCTCGTGTGTTTGTTCAAGAAGGAATTTATGATGAACTTGTGAAGAAGTTGAAAGAGAAGGCAAAACACTGGACTGTTGGAGATCCTTTTGATCCTAATGTTCGTCAAGGACCTCAG GTCGATAAAAAGCAGTTTGAGAAAATTCTGACTTACATTGAGCATGGGAAAAGAGAAGGAGCAACTCTGTTAACAGGGGGAAAGCCTGTGGGGAACAAGGGTTATTTCATAGAGCCAACAATATTCACTGATGTCAAG GACGACATGCTTATAGCCACGGATGAAATTTTCGGACCTGTAATGTCACTGATGAAGTTCAA GACCATTGAGGAGGGAATAGAAAGAGCCAACAACACAAAGTATGGCCTAGCTGCAGGCATTGTAACAAAGAACCTTGATGTCGCTAACACCGTCTCAAGATCAATCCGAGCAGGCATCATATGGATCAACTGCTACTTTGGCTTCGACCACGACTGCCCTTATGGAGGATACAAGATGAGTGGCTTTGGAAGAGATTTTGGTCTGCAGGGCCTCCACAAGTACCTACATACTAAATCTGTGGTCACTCCCATATATAACTCTCCTTGGCTCTGA